A stretch of the Aegilops tauschii subsp. strangulata cultivar AL8/78 chromosome 4, Aet v6.0, whole genome shotgun sequence genome encodes the following:
- the LOC109767730 gene encoding ACT domain-containing protein ACR10 codes for MGIPSPSDEVVQIVHGDSAGDPTVVTVSCPDKTGLGCDLCRLVLLFGLNVLKGDMSTDGRWCYIVLWVAASRRGRPPVAWDLLKERLVDLCPVPAPFGVDSAYLAAAGLQEPAGEPQVFLLKFCCYDRMGLLHDVTCVLCEMELTIRRVKVSTTPDGRVMDLFFITDARELLHTKSRREEAYEKLQSVLGDSVTSCEIESATEDMSSCLQASALLSPLVLEQMFSEVDVIEEQSSRSRSDSRLSVTMDNSLSPAHTLIQIQCGDHKGLLYDIMRTVKDCNIQISYGRFYAGQKGRCEVDLFAVQSDGKKILDQQKQRTMCSRLRTELLRPLRVALVNRGPDAELLVANPVEVSGKGRPLVFYDITLALKNLHRRVFLAEIGRHVVDDREWEVYRVHLGEDDHELSCSVRSKIVDGVTNMLMGWD; via the exons ATGGGGATCCCGAGCCCGAGCGACGAGGTGGTCCAAATCGTGCACGGGGACAGCGCCGGCGACCCCACCGTGGTCACCGTGAGCTGCCCCGACAAGACCGGCCTGGGCTGCGACCTCtgccgcctcgtcctcctcttcggCCTCAACGTCCTCAAGGGCGACATGAGCACCGACGGCCGCTGGTGCTACATCGTGCTCTGGGTCGCCGCCTCGCGCCGGGGCCGGCCCCCCGTCGCCTGGGACCTCCTCAAGGAGCGCCTCGTCGACCTCTGCCCCGTCCCCGCGCCCTTCGGAGTCGACAGCGCctacctcgccgccgccggcctccagGAGCCCGCCGGAGAGCCCCAGGTGTTCCTGCTCAAGTTCTGCTGCTACGACCGGATGGGCCTCCTGCACG ACGTGACATGCGTGCTGTGCGAAATGGAGCTTACGATTAGGAGGGTCAAGGTCTCCACCACGCCCGACGGCAGAGTCATGGACCTTTTCTTCATCACCGATGCTAG GGAACTTCTACACACAAAGAGCAGGAGGGAAGAGGCCTACGAAAAGCTGCAGAGCGTCTTAGGTGACTCGGTGACGAGTTGTGAAATAGAATCCGCGACGGAGGACATGTCTTCTTGCCTCCAAGCTTCAGCGTTGTTGTCGCCTCTTGTCCTGGAGCAGATGTTCAGCGAGGTTGATGTCATTGAGGAGCAGTCGAGCCGCTCGAGGTCTGACAGTAGACTGTCGGTCACAATGGACAACTCCCTCAGCCCCGCGCATACCCTGATTCAGATCCAGTGCGGCGACCACAAGGGCCTCCTGTACGACATCATGAGAACAGTCAAGGACTGCAACATCCAG ATTTCGTATGGTCGGTTCTACGCGGGCCAGAAGGGCCGGTGCGAGGTGGACCTTTTCGCGGTGCAGTCGGACGGGAAAAAGATACTTGACCAGCAGAAACAGAGGACGATGTGCTCTCGGCTGAGGACGGAGCTGCTGCGGCCGCTCCGCGTGGCGCTGGTGAACCGGGGCCCCGACGCGGAGCTGCTGGTGGCGAACCCGGTGGAGGTGTCCGGGAAGGGCAGACCGCTGGTGTTCTACGACATCACGCTCGCGCTCAAGAACCTCCATAGACGAGTCTTCTTG GCCGAGATTGGAAGGCATGTGGTGGATGATAGAGAGTGGGAGGTGTACAGGGTGCACCTGGGGGAGGACGACCACGAGCTCTCGTG